In the genome of Denticeps clupeoides chromosome 13, fDenClu1.1, whole genome shotgun sequence, one region contains:
- the LOC114802482 gene encoding ras-related protein Rab-11B-like isoform X1 → MFPVRMGTRDDEFDYLFKVVLIGDSGVGKSNLLSRFTRNEFNLESKSTIGVEFATRSIQVDGKTIKAQIWDTAGQERYRAITSAYYRGAVGALLVYDIAKHLTYENVERWLKELRDHADNNIVIMLVGNKSDLRHLRAVPTDEARAFAEKNTLAFIETSALDSTNVEEAFKSILTEIYRIVSQKQIADRSSHDESPGNNVVDINVPPTSDGQKGNKLQCCQNL, encoded by the exons atgtttcccgtcaggatgggGACCCGGGATGACGAGTTTGATTACCTGTTTAAAG TGGTGCTGATCGGAGACTCCGGCGTGGGAAAAAGTAACCTCCTCTCTCGCTTCACACGGAATGAGTTCAACCTGGAGAGCAAAAGCACCATTGGGGTGGAATTTGCCACCCGCAGCATCCAAGTAGATGGCAAGACCATTAAGGCTCAGATCTGGGATACAGCTGGACAGGAGCGCTACAGAGCCATCACATCGGC CTATTATAGAGGTGCTGTCGGGGCTCTGCTGGTGTACGACATTGCCAAACACTTGACCTACGAGAACGTGGAGCGCTGGCTGAAAGAGCTGCGGGATCACGCCGACAACAACATAGTCATCATGCTAGTGGGGAACAAGAGCGACCTGCGGCACCTGAGGGCCGTACCGACAGATGAGGCCCGAGCCTTCGCAG AGAAAAACACCCTTGCGTTCATCGAAACATCAGCCTTGGACTCGACAAATGTAGAGGAGGCTTTCAAAAGTATCCTCACAG AAATCTATCGGATTGTGTCACAAAAGCAGATTGCCGACAGATCCTCTCATGATGAGTCTCCAGGCAACAATGTAGTGGACATCAATGTACCACCCACCAGTGATGGGCAGAAAGGCAACAAACTGCAGTGCTGCCAGAACCTGTGA
- the LOC114802482 gene encoding ras-related protein Rab-11B-like isoform X2, giving the protein MGTRDDEYDYLFKVVLIGDSGVGKSNLLSRFTRNEFNLESKSTIGVEFATRSIQVDGKTIKAQIWDTAGQERYRAITSAYYRGAVGALLVYDIAKHLTYENVERWLKELRDHADNNIVIMLVGNKSDLRHLRAVPTDEARAFAEKNTLAFIETSALDSTNVEEAFKSILTEIYRIVSQKQIADRSSHDESPGNNVVDINVPPTSDGQKGNKLQCCQNL; this is encoded by the exons ATGGGAACCCGGGATGACGAATACGATTATCTGTTTAAAG TGGTGCTGATCGGAGACTCCGGCGTGGGAAAAAGTAACCTCCTCTCTCGCTTCACACGGAATGAGTTCAACCTGGAGAGCAAAAGCACCATTGGGGTGGAATTTGCCACCCGCAGCATCCAAGTAGATGGCAAGACCATTAAGGCTCAGATCTGGGATACAGCTGGACAGGAGCGCTACAGAGCCATCACATCGGC CTATTATAGAGGTGCTGTCGGGGCTCTGCTGGTGTACGACATTGCCAAACACTTGACCTACGAGAACGTGGAGCGCTGGCTGAAAGAGCTGCGGGATCACGCCGACAACAACATAGTCATCATGCTAGTGGGGAACAAGAGCGACCTGCGGCACCTGAGGGCCGTACCGACAGATGAGGCCCGAGCCTTCGCAG AGAAAAACACCCTTGCGTTCATCGAAACATCAGCCTTGGACTCGACAAATGTAGAGGAGGCTTTCAAAAGTATCCTCACAG AAATCTATCGGATTGTGTCACAAAAGCAGATTGCCGACAGATCCTCTCATGATGAGTCTCCAGGCAACAATGTAGTGGACATCAATGTACCACCCACCAGTGATGGGCAGAAAGGCAACAAACTGCAGTGCTGCCAGAACCTGTGA
- the marchf2 gene encoding E3 ubiquitin-protein ligase MARCHF2 isoform X4, translated as MTTGECCHLPGSLCDCTGNAALSKTVEESDNQRAQYVTQVTAKDGRLLSTVIKALGTQSDGPICRICHEGGNGEGLLSPCDCTGTLGTVHKSCLEKWLSSSNTSYCELCHTEFTIERRPRPLTEWLRDPGPRNEKRTLFCDMVCFLFITPLAAISGWLCLRGAQDHLHFNSRLEAVGLIALTIALFTIYILWTLVSFRYHCQLYSEWRRTNQKVRLLIPDVKGAQSTQHSLLSTKLLKKTADETVV; from the exons ATGACAACAGGGGAGTGTTGCCACCTCCCTGGGTCACTGTGTGATTGCACCGGCAATGCTGCCCTGTCCAAAACGGTGGAGGAGTCCGACAATCAGCGAGCGCAGTACGTCACCCAGGTCACAGCCAAAGACGGCCGGCTGCTTTCTACAGTCATCAAAGCTCTGGGGACCCAAAG CGACGGCCCGATCTGTCGAATTTGCCACGAGGGCGGCAATGGTGAGGGACTTCTGTCACCATGTGACTGCACCGGGACTTTAGGCACTGTGCACAAGAGCTGCTTGGAGAAGTGGCTTTCCTCCTCCAACACCAGCTACTGTGAGCTGTGCCACACAGAGTTCACCATCGAACGCCGGCCCAGACCCCTCACAGAG TGGCTGCGAGACCCTGGGCCCCGCAATGAGAAGCGCACTCTTTTCTGCGATATGGTCTGTTTCCTGTTTATAACGCCCTTGGCTGCCATCTCTGGTTGGCTGTGTCTTCGCGGTGCCCAGGATCACCTGCACTTCAACAGTCGACTGGAGGCAGTGGGTCTCATTGCCCTCACCATCGCACTCTTCACCATTTACATCCTCTGGACTTTG GTTTCATTCCGTTACCACTGTCAACTATACTCTGAGTGGAGGCGAACCAATCAGAAAGTCCGCTTGCTCATTCCTGATGTCAAGGGGGCGCAATCAACCCAGCATTCCTTGCTCTCTACAAAGCTGCTCAAAAAGACAGCGGATGAGACCGTAGTATGA
- the marchf2 gene encoding E3 ubiquitin-protein ligase MARCHF2 isoform X3, translating into MTTGECCHLPGSLCDCTGNAALSKTVEESDNQRAQYVTQVTAKDGRLLSTVIKALGTQSDGPICRICHEGGNGEGLLSPCDCTGTLGTVHKSCLEKWLSSSNTSYCELCHTEFTIERRPRPLTEVTKWLRDPGPRNEKRTLFCDMVCFLFITPLAAISGWLCLRGAQDHLHFNSRLEAVGLIALTIALFTIYILWTLVSFRYHCQLYSEWRRTNQKVRLLIPDVKGAQSTQHSLLSTKLLKKTADETVV; encoded by the exons ATGACAACAGGGGAGTGTTGCCACCTCCCTGGGTCACTGTGTGATTGCACCGGCAATGCTGCCCTGTCCAAAACGGTGGAGGAGTCCGACAATCAGCGAGCGCAGTACGTCACCCAGGTCACAGCCAAAGACGGCCGGCTGCTTTCTACAGTCATCAAAGCTCTGGGGACCCAAAG CGACGGCCCGATCTGTCGAATTTGCCACGAGGGCGGCAATGGTGAGGGACTTCTGTCACCATGTGACTGCACCGGGACTTTAGGCACTGTGCACAAGAGCTGCTTGGAGAAGTGGCTTTCCTCCTCCAACACCAGCTACTGTGAGCTGTGCCACACAGAGTTCACCATCGAACGCCGGCCCAGACCCCTCACAGAGGTAACAAAG TGGCTGCGAGACCCTGGGCCCCGCAATGAGAAGCGCACTCTTTTCTGCGATATGGTCTGTTTCCTGTTTATAACGCCCTTGGCTGCCATCTCTGGTTGGCTGTGTCTTCGCGGTGCCCAGGATCACCTGCACTTCAACAGTCGACTGGAGGCAGTGGGTCTCATTGCCCTCACCATCGCACTCTTCACCATTTACATCCTCTGGACTTTG GTTTCATTCCGTTACCACTGTCAACTATACTCTGAGTGGAGGCGAACCAATCAGAAAGTCCGCTTGCTCATTCCTGATGTCAAGGGGGCGCAATCAACCCAGCATTCCTTGCTCTCTACAAAGCTGCTCAAAAAGACAGCGGATGAGACCGTAGTATGA
- the marchf2 gene encoding E3 ubiquitin-protein ligase MARCHF2 isoform X1 — protein sequence MTTGECCHLPGSLCDCTGNAALSKTVEESDNQRAQYVTQVTAKDGRLLSTVIKALGTQSSMSLSDGPICRICHEGGNGEGLLSPCDCTGTLGTVHKSCLEKWLSSSNTSYCELCHTEFTIERRPRPLTEVTKWLRDPGPRNEKRTLFCDMVCFLFITPLAAISGWLCLRGAQDHLHFNSRLEAVGLIALTIALFTIYILWTLVSFRYHCQLYSEWRRTNQKVRLLIPDVKGAQSTQHSLLSTKLLKKTADETVV from the exons ATGACAACAGGGGAGTGTTGCCACCTCCCTGGGTCACTGTGTGATTGCACCGGCAATGCTGCCCTGTCCAAAACGGTGGAGGAGTCCGACAATCAGCGAGCGCAGTACGTCACCCAGGTCACAGCCAAAGACGGCCGGCTGCTTTCTACAGTCATCAAAGCTCTGGGGACCCAAAG TTCTATGTCTCTTAGCGACGGCCCGATCTGTCGAATTTGCCACGAGGGCGGCAATGGTGAGGGACTTCTGTCACCATGTGACTGCACCGGGACTTTAGGCACTGTGCACAAGAGCTGCTTGGAGAAGTGGCTTTCCTCCTCCAACACCAGCTACTGTGAGCTGTGCCACACAGAGTTCACCATCGAACGCCGGCCCAGACCCCTCACAGAGGTAACAAAG TGGCTGCGAGACCCTGGGCCCCGCAATGAGAAGCGCACTCTTTTCTGCGATATGGTCTGTTTCCTGTTTATAACGCCCTTGGCTGCCATCTCTGGTTGGCTGTGTCTTCGCGGTGCCCAGGATCACCTGCACTTCAACAGTCGACTGGAGGCAGTGGGTCTCATTGCCCTCACCATCGCACTCTTCACCATTTACATCCTCTGGACTTTG GTTTCATTCCGTTACCACTGTCAACTATACTCTGAGTGGAGGCGAACCAATCAGAAAGTCCGCTTGCTCATTCCTGATGTCAAGGGGGCGCAATCAACCCAGCATTCCTTGCTCTCTACAAAGCTGCTCAAAAAGACAGCGGATGAGACCGTAGTATGA
- the marchf2 gene encoding E3 ubiquitin-protein ligase MARCHF2 isoform X2, whose translation MTTGECCHLPGSLCDCTGNAALSKTVEESDNQRAQYVTQVTAKDGRLLSTVIKALGTQSSMSLSDGPICRICHEGGNGEGLLSPCDCTGTLGTVHKSCLEKWLSSSNTSYCELCHTEFTIERRPRPLTEWLRDPGPRNEKRTLFCDMVCFLFITPLAAISGWLCLRGAQDHLHFNSRLEAVGLIALTIALFTIYILWTLVSFRYHCQLYSEWRRTNQKVRLLIPDVKGAQSTQHSLLSTKLLKKTADETVV comes from the exons ATGACAACAGGGGAGTGTTGCCACCTCCCTGGGTCACTGTGTGATTGCACCGGCAATGCTGCCCTGTCCAAAACGGTGGAGGAGTCCGACAATCAGCGAGCGCAGTACGTCACCCAGGTCACAGCCAAAGACGGCCGGCTGCTTTCTACAGTCATCAAAGCTCTGGGGACCCAAAG TTCTATGTCTCTTAGCGACGGCCCGATCTGTCGAATTTGCCACGAGGGCGGCAATGGTGAGGGACTTCTGTCACCATGTGACTGCACCGGGACTTTAGGCACTGTGCACAAGAGCTGCTTGGAGAAGTGGCTTTCCTCCTCCAACACCAGCTACTGTGAGCTGTGCCACACAGAGTTCACCATCGAACGCCGGCCCAGACCCCTCACAGAG TGGCTGCGAGACCCTGGGCCCCGCAATGAGAAGCGCACTCTTTTCTGCGATATGGTCTGTTTCCTGTTTATAACGCCCTTGGCTGCCATCTCTGGTTGGCTGTGTCTTCGCGGTGCCCAGGATCACCTGCACTTCAACAGTCGACTGGAGGCAGTGGGTCTCATTGCCCTCACCATCGCACTCTTCACCATTTACATCCTCTGGACTTTG GTTTCATTCCGTTACCACTGTCAACTATACTCTGAGTGGAGGCGAACCAATCAGAAAGTCCGCTTGCTCATTCCTGATGTCAAGGGGGCGCAATCAACCCAGCATTCCTTGCTCTCTACAAAGCTGCTCAAAAAGACAGCGGATGAGACCGTAGTATGA